The genomic segment TCCTCGATGCGGCCGGCGACGGGGTGTGGAACTGGTACTCCGCCGGACAGCTGCCCGACGAGCTGCTGGAAATCGAACCCAATCTGGCACAGCAGATGAAGGCGATGGTCGGTTACATGGCCTCCCGAACCGCCTTTTTCGATGCGTTCTTTATGGACGCGGCAACGGCGGGTATTTCCCAGGCCGTGATTCTGGCGGCGGGCCTGGACTCGCGGGCCTGGCGGTTGCCGTGGCCGAACGGCATCACGGTCTACGAGCTCGACCAGCCCAGGGTGCTGGACTTCAAGGCATCGACGCTGGCCGAACACGGGGCCGAACCCGCCTGCAACCGGGTCGCGGTCCCGGTGGACCTGCGCCAGGATTGGCCGACGGCGTTGCGGGAGGCCGGTTTTGACGCCTCACGGCCGAGTGTCTGGTCGGCCGAGGGGCTGATGCCCTATCTGCCGGCCGCGGCCCAGGAGCTGTTGTTCGAACGCGTGCAGGCGCTGACCGTCCCGGGCAGCCGGGTCGGCGTGGAGGCGTTGGGGCCGAAGTTTCTCGATCCCGAGGCCCGGGCGCGCCGACGGGCGCGGATGGATCGCGTCCGCGCGGTGTTCGCGAAAGTGGACCCGCAGCGCCAGGTCCCCAGCACCGACGAATTGTGGTACTTCGAGGAGCGTGAAGACGTGGGCGAGTGGTTCGGCCGCCATGGCTGGGATGTGACGGTGACGCCGTCGCTGGACCTGATGGCCGGCTATGGCCGCAGGCCGGCGCAAGAGGTCGAGAACGACGTGCCCGGGAACTTGTTCGTAGCCGCCCAGCGCTCGGGGACGTAATTCGCAGCGCGATCTCACCAGCCCTACAGCGGTTGTTCGTGTCGATGTAACGGCTGATTAGACCTTCATGGCGAATGCTGTGGGCGTAATCGACGCCGGAATGGGCCGGAGTGGGCCGGAATGGCTCGGAAATGGCTCGGAAATGGCGAAGCGCCGACAGGAGAAAGCCATGAGCATTGCCAGGGTCGCGCCCGGTGCCATCACCGAGCAACGCGACGGCACGGCAATCGAAATAGCCTTTTCGGGACGGTTTGGGTTTGGTATCTACCGCTGGGCCTACCTGCCGTTCGAGGTACCACCGGGTGTGCAACAAGTGCGGGTGGCCACCTCCCACGACTCCGGCATGGGCGGGCTGGCGCGAAATGTGTTGGACCTGGGGATGTTTGGGGCAGCTGGGCACGAATTGGGCAATGCCGCCGGATTCAGGGGCTGGTCGGGCGGGGCTCGCGACGAGTTCGTGATCTCCAGCTCCTACGCCACGCCCGGTTACCTAGCCGGCCCGATCGAACCGGGCGGGTGGGCGGTGGCGCTGGGCCCGGTGGTCCTCAGCCCGTGGGGGATGGCCTGGCGGGTGCGGGTCACGTTGGACTACGAGCCGCCCGCCGGGCTGCCGGCGACGCAGAACGCATCGCCGGTGTTCACACCCGCCTCCGTCGGAGCGCGCTGGTACCGCGGTGATCTGCACCTGCATACCGAGCACTCCGACGGTGAGCGCGATCCCGGTGAACTGGTGTCGGCCGCGCACGCCGGCGGGCTCGACTTCATCGTCTCCACCGAGCACAACACCAATTCAGCCAACCGGGTATGGCCCACCTGCCGCACCGGGTCGCTGTTGGTGATAGCCGGAGTGGAGGTCACCACGCGGCATGGACACTGGCTCGCGGCCGGCCTGCCCCCGGGCGGCTGGGTCGACTGGCGCTACGGCCCCAGCGATGGGGTGTTCCCGCGCTTCGCCGCCGAGGTGCGCCAGGCCGGCGGCTTGGTGGTCGCCGCCCATCCCGCCGCGCCGTTGCCGGGCTCGGCGTGGGAGTTCGGCTTCGCCGACGTGGACGCGCTGGAGGTGTGGAACGGCCGATGGAACGTCGATGATGAAGTCTCCCTTCGTATTTGGCAACGACTCTTGCGACAGGGCCGACGCATCGTCGCAGTCGGCGGAAGCGACTCGCACGCCAAACGACAAGTGGTCGGTGCGCCGCAGACGGCCGTGCACGCCGACGAACTGTCTACGTCGGCGATCATCGACGGGCTGCGCCGCGGCCGCTCGTACATCGCGGCATCACGCGATGTCGCGTGCGAGCTGACCGCGTGCTGTCCGAGCGGCGAGGTGGCCGGGCCCGGGCAACGGCTGCGGGTGCGAACCGGCGACGCGGTGACCGTCACCGCGGTCATCAGTGGCGCTCCCGGCACCACCGCCGCCCTGATCACCGCGGCAGGCTGCGCCGGCCGCGCGACGGTAGCCTCGGCGGGGAGCAGGCTGCAGTGGGAGCTCGACGCCGCGTCCGCGCGTTTTGCCCGGCTCGAGGTACGCGACGGGCGGCGCGGTCGCCTCGGCGCGATGGTCGCGTTGACGAATCCGGTGTGGCTAGCCTGAGATAGGGCTTGAAAAAGGCACGGCACACCAGCATTCGCGGCATGGGCGCACGCTGACGAGAGGAACGGGATGGAAACCTGGGACGCGATCTGTGCGCGACGCAATGTTCGGCAATACCAGCCGCAACCGGTGCCCGACGACGACCTGAACAGGATCGTCGAGGCCGGATGGCGGGCACCGTCGGCGAAAAACCGCCAGCCGTGGGACTTTGTGATCGTCACCGACCCGGCTCAGCTAACGGAGCTTTCCACGGTCTGGCGCGGCGCCGGTCACATCGCATCGGCCCCGGCTGCGATCGTATTGGTGGTGCCGGTGCCGCCGGACGAGCGCCGGCTGGTGACCGACAACTACGACGTCGGCCAGGCGACGATGGCGATGATGATCGCGGCCACCGACCTGGGCATCGGGACCGGCCACTCGTCGGTGGGGGATCAGGAGAAGGCGCGTTCGATCCTGGGTGTTCCGGACGACTATCTGGTGGCTTTCATGCTCGGCGTCGGCTATCCGGCCGATCGCCCGATCGCTCCGATCCGCAAGCCGGACCGGCGTCCGTTCGATGAAGTCGTCCACCGCGGACGCTGGTGAGGGCGGCATAGTGGCAGCGGACATGGGGCTGGCGCGCCAGCACCACGGCGAATACGGATACGACGGGTCTTTCCGTAACGTCTCACCGGGTGCGCAGGTGACCGGCGTGATCGGTATCTCCGCCGCCCTGTTCGCGGGCGCCGGAGTCGCCCTGGCTCGCGGTAACCGGCTGGCAGCGGTACTCGGCGCGGCCTCGGCGGTCGAGGTGCTTGCGACAGCCGGCTCATACATCTACGCGACCAGGCGCGGCAAATTCGTGGTGTGGGAGCGGATCTTTGACGAGTTGGGGCTGCGAGGCGACGAAACCGTGCTCGATCTCGGCTGCGGGCGCGGCGCGGTGTTGCTGGCCGCGGCCAAGCGGGTGCCGCGGGGCCGTGCGATCGGCGTCGACCTGTGGCGCGCAGACCAGACCAAGAATTCGCAGCAGTCGACGCTGTCCAACGCGGATCTGGAAAGCGTCGCCGACCGCGTCGAGGTGCGGACCGCCGACATGACCGCGTTGCCGTTGCCCGACGAGAGCGTCGACGCGATCGTCAGCAGTCTGGCCATCCACAACATTGCCACCCACGAAGGTCGGCGAAAGGCTCTGCAAGAAGCGGTTCGGGTGCTACGCCCGGGTGGTCGACTCGCGATCGCCGACCTCTGGGAAACGAACCGCCACGCCGGCTACTTACGTCGACTCGGCTGGCACGACGTGCGGCGGCGCAACCTCGGATGGCGGATGTGGTATGGCGGCCCCTGGTTCGCAACGCGCGTGGTCACCGCGACCAAGCCAGGCTGATTACCGGCTCAGGATTTCGTCGTAGTCGACCGGCAGATGCCGCGGACCGCGGAACACCTGACTGATGCGGTAGGGCGGCGGATCTTCAACCAGCCGTGGGCCTTTCACCCGGCGCAGGAAAACCTCGAACGCGGTGTTGACCTCCAGCCGGGCCAGCGGGCCACCGAAACACACGTGAATGCCGCGGCCCCAACCCACGTGCTCGTTGTCGGCACGCCGCGGGTCGAACGTGTTGGGGTCCGCGAAGCGGCGCGGGTCCCGGTTGGCGGCACCGTACATGAGATAGATGGGCGCGCCTTTCGGGATGGTCGTGCCGGCGATATCGATGTCGGCCAGCGCCGAACGCGTCGGGAAGAATTGCACCGACGACTGCAGGCGCAGCACTTCTTCGATGGCACCGGGGATCAATTCCGGTTCGTTGCAGAGTAATTCGACCGACCATGGGTTGCGCAACACGGTGAGAATGCAATGCGAGATCAGATTGACCGTTGAGTCGTGACCGGCGACGAACAAGAGGATGGTGTTGTTGACGATCGCACTCGTCGACATCTGCCCGTCGGGCCCATCGTCGTGGACCAACTGCGAAATCATGCCGGGGCCTGGGGATTTCGCGGCCTTCTCGACCAGCCCGACGATGTACTCGTTGAGTTCGACGTCGGCGGCTTCGCCCTGGGCGCGCCGGGCCTGACCTTCCTCGGTTTGGATGTCGGGGCCGAGATCGAACAGGCCGGAAGCGATGTCGGTGACCCAGGCGTGAAACTGGGGTTCGTCCTCGACGGGTATACCCATGATTCGGCAGATCACATTGACCGGCAGCGGATAAGCGAACTCGTCGACCGCGTCCATCCGGGTCTTACCCGTTGCCTTGTCGAGCATTTCGTTGACGATCTGCTGGCAGAATGGCTCTTGGCCCGGAATCAGGTCGGGCGAATCCGGTGGCCCGAAAAAGCGCATGCACTGGCGGCGCGCCCGGTCATGGTCGGGCGGGTCCTGCGCGATGAAGCTCGCCTCCCGGCCGTAGGACCCGGTAATTTCCGAGACCATCTCGACCGAGGACTCTTGCGCGCCCAGCCGATTGCGGCCGACGCCCGCCGGGCGTCCCTTGCGCAGGTCGGAACTCACGCGCGGGTCGTGGGCCAGCGCCATCAGCTCCTCGTACCCGGTGACCGCATAGATGCCGCCCGACACCCGCACCACCGGCGTCTTGCGCAACTCGTCGAAGTACGGATAGGGATTCGCGCGGTTTTCGTACCGCATCGCGGCGTCGAAGGCTTCCTCGGGAGTCATGCAGAGGTCCTCACTCATCGGGGCCGGAATTCCGCGCGCCGTTCGCTGGGGTCGTGTCCCGTCAACACCACGTCGGGGGTCTCGGTCGGAACGCCGCGCGCGGGGAAGTCGGCCGGCATCACGCGCATGTTCTCCGGGAAGTCGAAACCCGGCGGATGCGGCGGGAACGGTCCCGAACGCGCGATCTGGTCGCGGTAGAAGTCGATCCATTTCGCATGGTTGAAGGTGACCGCACCGACGATGCGCCCGCGGCGGCCGTAGGCCGCGGCGAACCGGCGCTGTCCGACCGAGCCCTGGGTGAAGACGATCTCGTCGCCGAACGACGGCACGCCAACGGATTTGATGTTGACGCCGAATTGGGCCGACCAGAACTGGGGGACCAGCAGGTGCGCCCAGCGATCGACCTCGTCGCACACCATGTTGTGTGCCGCGACCCGCGCGCCCAGCACGGCGTTGTCCCAGTGCTCCATCGCCAGGAACTCATAGTCGTAAAGGACATGCGGTGCCCGGGCGATGTCACCGGCCACGAAGATGCGGTTGGTCACCACGGCGTTGATATCGAACGCGCGGCACCCGGCGTCGCACCCCACGCCCCAGAACCCGGCCGCCAACCCGGCGCCCTCGAGCCACTCGACGTTGCGGACCGACCCCAGCGACGTCAGCACCACGTCGACGTCGAGGGTGCTGCCATCGGAGAGCCGGGCGCGCCGTACCCGGCCTTCGGCATCTCCATCCAGCGCGAGCACCGAGACCCCGGTGCGCAGATCCACCCCGGCGTCGCGCTGCATCTCGGCAGCGATCGCACCGATCACACCGCCCAACGGACCGCTCAGCGGCGCCGGACCCCGCTCGGTGACCGTGACCTCCAGGTCGAGTTCGCGGCAGACCGAGGCGGCCTCCGATCCGATGAACCCCGAACCGATGATCAGCACCCGGCGCGGACGGGCGGCCAACGCCGCCTGCAATCGCGCGGCGTCCGCCCTGGTGCGCAGGGTGTAGACGCCGTGCAGCGCGGCCTCGTCCGGGTTGGGCCATCGCCGCGACCGCACACCCGTCGCGATCAGCAGGCTGTCACCCGATACTTCGCTACCGTCGGCCAGGCGAACCACCTGGTTGGCCCGGTCCAGCGCGGTCGCGGCCACCCCGAGACGCCAGGTGGCATCCACCGCACGCAGCCGCGGCAGCTTGGTGTGATCGGCTGGCACCCAGCCCTTGAGCACCTGCTTGGACAACGGCGGCCGGTCATACGGCTCGTCCGGCTCGTCGCCGACGATGGTCAGCTCACCCCGAAAACCCTCATCGCGCAGCGCTTCGGCGGCACGCAGTCCGGCCAGCGAAGCGCCGACGATGACGATGCGTCCCTTGTCCTTGAAGCCGTTCGGATTCACGGCCGACCACTACTGCCCGTCGAGCTTGTCGACGATGATCGCCTGCACCGGGCAGGCGGCCGCCGCTCGCAGCACCCGCAGACGCTGATCGTCGTCGGGGTTGGGGTCGTAACTGAGGGCCTCTTCCCCGTTGAGCTTGAGCACCTCCGGGGCCAGCGGCACGCAGTGCGCGTACCCCAGACAGCGGTTCAGGTCGACAACGATCCGCATGGCGCCTCCGATCCCCCGGGGCTGAAGATCCAACGCCTGGCAGCGTACCTCTCCCACGCCTCTCCCACGTGCGGCCAATCGCGCTGTTTACCTAACCCTTTCGCCGCGGCGCACCGCATATTGCTGCGCTATGAAGTCTTCTTGGCGGATCGTGGCGAAAGGAGTGCTAGTGCATGCTGGGTTGATGAACAGAAACGAGATCACCGAGCAGATCGTCGTTGCCCGCCTGACGAAGGGCCTCACGTGGCAGAAGCTGGCCGACGCGATCGATCGGCCGCTGCTGTGGACCACGTCGGCGTTGCTCGGCCAGCATCCGATTCCGCCCGAGCTGGGCAAGGTGCTGGTCGAGATGCTGGGTCTCGAGGAGTCGACGGTACCGGTGCTGGCCGCCCCGCCGATGCGCGGGGGACAGCCCGCCTTCGCGAACGGGGGAGTGCCGACCGACCCCACCATCTACCGGTTCTACGAAGCGCTTCAGGTGTACGGCGGTGCCATCAAGGAGGTCATCCACGAGCAGTTCGGCGACGGCATTATGAGCGCGATCAACTTCAGCGTCGACCTGCAGCGTAAGCCTCACCCCGCCGGCGATCGCGTCGTCGTGACTTTCGACGGCAAATACCTTGCCTACGACTGGGTTTCGGCGCAGGACGACTGATGGCGAGCCGGCAGTCGAAATCCGCTGATCTCGTTCTGTCCGGCGGGGGCGTCAAGTTCATCGGTCTGGTGGGTGCCATCGTCGCCCTGATGGACGCGGGCTATACGTTCCCGCGGGTGTCGGGCGTGTCGGCCGGATCGGTGGTCGGTGCGATCCTGGCGGCCGCGTCCAAGGGCGAGCAGCTGACGGGCGAAGAGGTCAAGGAGCTCGCGCTGTCGGCGCCGCTGAGCCAGTGGCGCGACTCGGGACCCGTCCCGATTCTCGGTGCCGCGTGGGGACTTGTCAGGGACACCAGCATGTTTCGGGGTGACGCCGCGCACGACTGGATTCGCAGCGAGCTGAAGAACCTGGGCGTCACCTACTTCGGAGATCTGCACCTCGATGAGCGCACGATGCCCGACAGGCCGCGTCACAAGCTCGTCGTCACCGTCGCCGACTTGACCGCGGCGCAGTTGGTGCGGCTGCCCTGGGACTACCGACGGCTCTACGGGCTAGATCCCGATGAGCAGCTGGTTGCCGACGCCGTACGCGCGTCGATGGCGATCCCGTTCTTCTACCCCCCGGTCAAGCTGCGCGGCCTCAGCGGGGCAACGTCCACCCTCGTCGACGGCGGTGTGCTGTCGAACTTCCCGATCGACACGTTTGACCGCTTCGACGGAAAAGTACCGCGCTGGCCGACGTTCGGGGTCACGGTCTTGCCCCGCCTTAACGAGGGTTTCAGTGCGGTGATGCCCGCGCTGAAACCGCTACGGCTTTTCGAACAGACGGCGTTGCTGGAAAGCCTGCTCACCACGATGCTGACCGGCCACGATCAGACCCACCTCAACCAGCCGTGGGTCGCAGCCCGCGCGATCCCGGTCGAATCGACCGATGTGGGCGTCCTCGACTTCGATATCGGCGCGGATCGCCTCGAGGCGCTGTATCAAAAGGGCTATGAGGCGGCGCAGGAGTTCTTGCTGACGTGGGACTGGGCGGCGTACCTCAAACGGTTCCGCTGGGCCGTCTGACGCGGCGGTCTCAGGGTGAAGTGACGGCCGGACGCCGTCGTGCCACACTCTGCGGTGGAGGAGGCGACAGGAGGGGAGGCGGTTGCCGGGGCAGCCGCATCGCCTCCTCCCTACAGGCCGAATTCGGCTTCTATGCCGTCGATTCCGGCGCGCAGCGCTTTGAGCGTGTCGGCACGCGCGCGCAATTTCGTTGCGGCGTGGGCGTGTTGGTGCAGGCCCGCGAATTCCTTTGCGGCTTCCTCGGCACGACTGACCACCATCTCGGGCAACACGATCTCGTCGACAAAGCCTGCGGCAAGGGCGGTTTCACCGAAGAAGGTCTTGGCCAGCCCGGTGGCTTGCTGATACGCCGAACGCGTCAGCCGCAGCTTCATGATCTCCAGCGCGGCATAGGGGATCGTCATGCCGATCGCGACCTCGTTGGCCTGGATGTTGTAGGCGTGGGCGGCGATCCGGTGATCACCGGAAGCCAACAGGAACGAGCCCATCGCGATGGCGTGCCCGGTGCAGGCGATCACCACCGGCTTCGGGTAGGACAGCAGCCGGTACGACAACTCGAAGCCGCCCCTGAGCATGTCGATCGCGGGCTGCGCCTCGCCGGAGGTCAGGATCTTGAGGTCGAACCCGCCGCTGA from the Mycobacterium lentiflavum genome contains:
- a CDS encoding CehA/McbA family metallohydrolase — protein: MSIARVAPGAITEQRDGTAIEIAFSGRFGFGIYRWAYLPFEVPPGVQQVRVATSHDSGMGGLARNVLDLGMFGAAGHELGNAAGFRGWSGGARDEFVISSSYATPGYLAGPIEPGGWAVALGPVVLSPWGMAWRVRVTLDYEPPAGLPATQNASPVFTPASVGARWYRGDLHLHTEHSDGERDPGELVSAAHAGGLDFIVSTEHNTNSANRVWPTCRTGSLLVIAGVEVTTRHGHWLAAGLPPGGWVDWRYGPSDGVFPRFAAEVRQAGGLVVAAHPAAPLPGSAWEFGFADVDALEVWNGRWNVDDEVSLRIWQRLLRQGRRIVAVGGSDSHAKRQVVGAPQTAVHADELSTSAIIDGLRRGRSYIAASRDVACELTACCPSGEVAGPGQRLRVRTGDAVTVTAVISGAPGTTAALITAAGCAGRATVASAGSRLQWELDAASARFARLEVRDGRRGRLGAMVALTNPVWLA
- a CDS encoding patatin-like phospholipase family protein, with amino-acid sequence MASRQSKSADLVLSGGGVKFIGLVGAIVALMDAGYTFPRVSGVSAGSVVGAILAAASKGEQLTGEEVKELALSAPLSQWRDSGPVPILGAAWGLVRDTSMFRGDAAHDWIRSELKNLGVTYFGDLHLDERTMPDRPRHKLVVTVADLTAAQLVRLPWDYRRLYGLDPDEQLVADAVRASMAIPFFYPPVKLRGLSGATSTLVDGGVLSNFPIDTFDRFDGKVPRWPTFGVTVLPRLNEGFSAVMPALKPLRLFEQTALLESLLTTMLTGHDQTHLNQPWVAARAIPVESTDVGVLDFDIGADRLEALYQKGYEAAQEFLLTWDWAAYLKRFRWAV
- a CDS encoding crotonase/enoyl-CoA hydratase family protein, whose translation is MSGPVTYSRKDTVAVIRMDDGKVNALGPTMQAAINEAIDQADSDNVGALVLTGNDRVFSGGFDLKILTSGEAQPAIDMLRGGFELSYRLLSYPKPVVIACTGHAIAMGSFLLASGDHRIAAHAYNIQANEVAIGMTIPYAALEIMKLRLTRSAYQQATGLAKTFFGETALAAGFVDEIVLPEMVVSRAEEAAKEFAGLHQHAHAATKLRARADTLKALRAGIDGIEAEFGL
- a CDS encoding class I SAM-dependent methyltransferase yields the protein MARTDNDSWEITESVGATALGVAASRAAETESDNPLIRDPFARVFLDAAGDGVWNWYSAGQLPDELLEIEPNLAQQMKAMVGYMASRTAFFDAFFMDAATAGISQAVILAAGLDSRAWRLPWPNGITVYELDQPRVLDFKASTLAEHGAEPACNRVAVPVDLRQDWPTALREAGFDASRPSVWSAEGLMPYLPAAAQELLFERVQALTVPGSRVGVEALGPKFLDPEARARRRARMDRVRAVFAKVDPQRQVPSTDELWYFEEREDVGEWFGRHGWDVTVTPSLDLMAGYGRRPAQEVENDVPGNLFVAAQRSGT
- a CDS encoding ferredoxin, which produces MRIVVDLNRCLGYAHCVPLAPEVLKLNGEEALSYDPNPDDDQRLRVLRAAAACPVQAIIVDKLDGQ
- a CDS encoding nitroreductase family protein, which translates into the protein METWDAICARRNVRQYQPQPVPDDDLNRIVEAGWRAPSAKNRQPWDFVIVTDPAQLTELSTVWRGAGHIASAPAAIVLVVPVPPDERRLVTDNYDVGQATMAMMIAATDLGIGTGHSSVGDQEKARSILGVPDDYLVAFMLGVGYPADRPIAPIRKPDRRPFDEVVHRGRW
- a CDS encoding cytochrome P450, translating into MTPEEAFDAAMRYENRANPYPYFDELRKTPVVRVSGGIYAVTGYEELMALAHDPRVSSDLRKGRPAGVGRNRLGAQESSVEMVSEITGSYGREASFIAQDPPDHDRARRQCMRFFGPPDSPDLIPGQEPFCQQIVNEMLDKATGKTRMDAVDEFAYPLPVNVICRIMGIPVEDEPQFHAWVTDIASGLFDLGPDIQTEEGQARRAQGEAADVELNEYIVGLVEKAAKSPGPGMISQLVHDDGPDGQMSTSAIVNNTILLFVAGHDSTVNLISHCILTVLRNPWSVELLCNEPELIPGAIEEVLRLQSSVQFFPTRSALADIDIAGTTIPKGAPIYLMYGAANRDPRRFADPNTFDPRRADNEHVGWGRGIHVCFGGPLARLEVNTAFEVFLRRVKGPRLVEDPPPYRISQVFRGPRHLPVDYDEILSR
- a CDS encoding class I SAM-dependent methyltransferase, which encodes MGLARQHHGEYGYDGSFRNVSPGAQVTGVIGISAALFAGAGVALARGNRLAAVLGAASAVEVLATAGSYIYATRRGKFVVWERIFDELGLRGDETVLDLGCGRGAVLLAAAKRVPRGRAIGVDLWRADQTKNSQQSTLSNADLESVADRVEVRTADMTALPLPDESVDAIVSSLAIHNIATHEGRRKALQEAVRVLRPGGRLAIADLWETNRHAGYLRRLGWHDVRRRNLGWRMWYGGPWFATRVVTATKPG
- the cynS gene encoding cyanase, with the protein product MNRNEITEQIVVARLTKGLTWQKLADAIDRPLLWTTSALLGQHPIPPELGKVLVEMLGLEESTVPVLAAPPMRGGQPAFANGGVPTDPTIYRFYEALQVYGGAIKEVIHEQFGDGIMSAINFSVDLQRKPHPAGDRVVVTFDGKYLAYDWVSAQDD
- a CDS encoding NAD(P)/FAD-dependent oxidoreductase, producing MNPNGFKDKGRIVIVGASLAGLRAAEALRDEGFRGELTIVGDEPDEPYDRPPLSKQVLKGWVPADHTKLPRLRAVDATWRLGVAATALDRANQVVRLADGSEVSGDSLLIATGVRSRRWPNPDEAALHGVYTLRTRADAARLQAALAARPRRVLIIGSGFIGSEAASVCRELDLEVTVTERGPAPLSGPLGGVIGAIAAEMQRDAGVDLRTGVSVLALDGDAEGRVRRARLSDGSTLDVDVVLTSLGSVRNVEWLEGAGLAAGFWGVGCDAGCRAFDINAVVTNRIFVAGDIARAPHVLYDYEFLAMEHWDNAVLGARVAAHNMVCDEVDRWAHLLVPQFWSAQFGVNIKSVGVPSFGDEIVFTQGSVGQRRFAAAYGRRGRIVGAVTFNHAKWIDFYRDQIARSGPFPPHPPGFDFPENMRVMPADFPARGVPTETPDVVLTGHDPSERRAEFRPR